GTCTTTCAGGCACTGCAGGACAATGTTTTGTATGTGAATCTAAAGAAGTGCACTTTCTTTACAAACAAGGTCACTTTCTTGGGATATGTTGTGTCGGATACTGGTAtttctgtggatgattctaaAGTTAAGGCAATTGTGGATTGGCCTACTCCAACATTTATTCGTGAAGTAAGAATTTTTCATGGGTTAGCTTCTTTCTATAGAAGATTTCTGAGAAACTTTAGTACCATTGCAGCAGGTTTGACAGATTGTTTGAAGTGTGATACTTTTGAGTGGACTGAAGAAGCAGATAAGAGctttaatcttcttaaggaaaaaTTGTGCAGTGCACCTGTTCTTGCCATGCCAAATTTTGATAAACCTTTTGAGATTCATTGTGATGCTTCTGTTATTGGCATTGGTGCTGTGTTATCTCAGGAAGGACATCCAGTTGCATACTatagtgaaaagaattcagatacaaggaagaagtggtctacttatgagttggaattaattgctcttgttcaagctcttaagaattggcatccttatcttattcacaatgaatttgttgtcaatactgataatcaagctctcaagtttttgaaaacttcagCAAAGGTCAATAGGATGCATGATAGATGGTTAACTACTATTAACCAATATAATTTTTCCATTAAATATCAAAGTGGGAAACttaatcaagttgctgatgctttGAGTAGGAGAGCTCATCTTCTGGTTACTCTTAAACATCAGAGTTTAGCCTTTGATTTCTTAAAAGATATATATAGtgaagacaaagaatttaagCAACTTTGGGACAAGTGTGGTTCTTCAACAGGAAGTGTTAATGATTTTCTCATTAAAGAAGGGTTTCTCTTTAAAGGAAATCGTTTATGTATTCCACAATGTTCCCTACGTCTTCATCTCATCCAAGAATTACATGACAGTGGCCTTGGTggacattttggacgtgataaaacAATAGCTTTGGTTGAAGAACGTTATTTTTGGCATTCTATTAAAAGAGATGTTCAAAAGTatgtacaaaaatgcatggtttgtCAACAGTCTAAAGGTAATATTCAAAACACTGGCTTGTATACTCCTCTACCAATTCCTGAAGCTCCTTGGGTGgatattagcatggatttcgtGCTTGGTTTACCACGTACTGTGAGGGGGAATGATTCTATTATGGTAGTTGTTGATCGTTACTCAAAGATGACTCACTTCATAGCATGCAAGAAAACAAATGATGCGTCCAATgttgcttatttatttttcaaagaagtaGTACGTTTGCATGGAATTCCCAAAACAATTACTTCTGATCGAGACACTAAATTTTTGAGATACTTTTGGAAGTCTTTATGGATGCGTTTGGGTACTAAATTTCAATATAGTACAACTgctcaccctcaaacagatggacaaaTTGAAGTGGTCAATCGATCTTTAGGAAATCTGATTAGAGCCAAGGTTATTGGAGGAAAAGAGAAGCAATGGGATAATCTCCTTCCACATATGGAATTTGCTTATAACACTTCAGTTaatcgatctacaggtaagacaccttttcagattgtttattctaaggttccTAATCATATTTTAGATTTGGTGGTACTTCCCAAGATGCGTAAATCAAATTCTAAGGAAGATAATTTTGTTGAGAAAGCTTCACTCATACATCAAGAGGTATAATCAAAGCTTGCAGATTCTAACAACAAGTACAAGGACGATGCCAATCAGCATAGAAGACTTAAAACTTTTGGTGAAGGAGAATTAGTTATGATTCAtctcagaaaagaaagatttcctactggtacttataacaagaccaagatgaagaaatatggatcattcaagattttgaagaaaatcagtgacaatgcttatgttattgatcttccaTCGACTTGGAACATCTCTAATATCTTAAATGTGCAAGAAATATTCAAATTccatggagagaatgaagttctttcAATACTTTAACTCGAgggcgagtttctttcaagaaggggggactgatgtagtgcatctttctctgtatcaacaatgattgttgatccttttCTTCTGTATCAACTGTAAAAGTTGACCTCATGCTTTTGGATCAACTATGACTGTTGATCCATTACACCAGTTCAAGTTAGTTTGCTTCGCAAGTATtttcttttctagttttcgtcaaactctttcctttaatcagttcatctaagcctatataaaggctggaACTCTTATTTACaagacacatcttattatcaatattattatcaagtttttttttcaattttttatcttagaatcttgatcctagaattAGTTTTccattaagtttctgacgaaacttaaacctatccctgTTACCCTTGTTCTATGCTACACTAGTGCAGGCGGCTTAATAATGCTATGCGCAACAACAAATGTAAGTAGAAAGCAACATTTCCTACAAGGGGAAGCAAACCAATAATTTTAACCAATATTCTAAACGGACCCTCGCCCTGAACATTCCAAAACTTTTCcgcacaacaacaaaaaagaccTAATGAGCTTGCATTCATATGAGACTCACCATTCACCTAAAAAGAATTCAACATTCTTCTGCTAGTCAGGGAGGACCCTTTTTTAGGGTATTTTTTTGGACGATATGTCTAGAATCATCCTATAAAGTGAAAATTTCGTGTCAGCCTGGAGTCTTTTCAAAGTGTAGATTTACAACTTAGATTCAAGACCGTCTTAAAATAATTTTCACCTGTCAAGTTGGATGGTAATTAGATTCAAGTTGTCCCAAGAACTTTTTCTCATGGAACAAATGTAGAGATAACATTGTTGTTCCTTAATTTGGTTGCTATAAAGAACCAATAAGAAATCAatagaaacaaaataaaatatctaaaggaACAAGATTTCTACGTAATTAATATCTCTCATCTCTCTTTCTAAAATATCACAATTTTTCATCCTTTTCTAGTCGGTCTGTTTAATGCATTTTGATTCTCTACTTTCTTTTTAATgcatcatcatgatcatcatgcAGTGCATGAACAAGAGCAAAAGAAAGTAAccatttgattttattttgtcattGATGATGATGGCTTAGATTTACTGGTGTCAATATTCTTCTACCTCCACGCACCTAACTTTGACATATGTTTCTAGAAATGAATGCTTAAGATTTTCTAAGATCTAGCAGCAGTTGTTTGTTAATGCGGAAGTAAATGTAATTATGAATGCCACAATATTGATGGTGTAAGCTGCCCACAGAGGAGAATATAAAAAGTAAGGATAGAGATAAGAAATTAATGAGGAAGCAGctcaatttttattttgtttttttaagcATAGATCAAAGTTATTGTATCTCTCTTTGCAAACATGATACACAGATAGAAAACATCACGCCTCACAAGTTCGCCAGTGCCGTCACGACGTataacttttcattttttttgttagttGTGTCATTTAGTTTGCCAGATTTTCTGCTTAAGAGTAATCATTTTTTCTGATTAGGAGTAATCAAGGTGTCCACAAAAAGAAGAGTGTGCTCTTTCAGGATTCTCTTTTGTTGGAGATAGAATGTGATATAGTCTTGTAATTTCGGTGGCTTTGTCTCTTTTTTGGTGTTACCACAATCACATATAGCTCATGCGTCGTTGTACAttcagaaaatgggtcatttttccaaatatttttaaatcacggttcaaatggacgagtaaaaaatagtttgggtgaatggtcaaaaaacaaaaataataaggatgaaaccagtttcatcctagcttaaatttaaaaaatagcaatgatgaaactggatacatcttgtgtaaattaaaaataagaaaaaatatttgaaaatgggcacgatgaaactggttacatcctgcctatttttacatttttgtccatttaaacaatatcaaaatttaactgtccatttcacccagaaattgttgattttggtctttttaaccaattttgtgttgtaCATTAAGACCCATATTGATACGATTTTTGTAAGAAGATTTTTTTACAGAATCAAGTCAAAGGGGTATGATAGTTGCTAAAATCATCTCGATCAGCTCTTTcgttaatatatttttttgaagcatttttctttaatatatgagCAGTGCATCCATATTagttttataataaaaaattgtAGATCATGTTGGTTTTTCTTTCCTACCGGGTAAATTTTGACTTACTAATTAAGTGTATTTAGTGGGACAAAATTTGGGGTTATGGTGGCAGGTTTGGGGGAGGGCAGGTTTTTACCGCCGGCACATTTTGGGTCACTAAGTCTAAACAAATCCAGGTCACGTGATATATTTAGAATTACAGTGACGAATTTCTGGTCATCTTTAAAATTAATTTTGGTTCAAGGTGGCGTATAAAGTTACAACACATATTTTTGGTTAGTATACAAATTTTGGAACAAAGAATAGATTTTGGTAGTGTGGCAATATTTGAGGTCACATGAGAGTACCGGGGTTACTGACGGTCAGCAGTATGAGTGTTAAAATCAAGGAATTCATGATAAAATCTCTTTTTTTGTATGCGGGCGGCGGACACATTTTTGCAAGATTGCTAATAGGGCTATCCATTTGCTTATGGGGTGTACCAATCCATAGGCAAGAGATATTGTTGTCTCATATATATTTTCGTACACCCCCAATCGGAATGGTGCCCCTTATTAGCAGCCgtacttctcttttttttttctttctttttttctccagAGGTGAGGCCGACTGGCCGGATTAGGTTAGACTTAAATGGGCAGACTATCGCGAAGAAATAATAATTCTGCTCTGAGGGGCCTTAAACTGTCAGTGGGAAGTTGTGTGCGGCGAACTTGCACTGTTTTTTTAGTAGGACCATAATGCTTATTCCTGGCAAGTCATTTGCGGTCCAGAACACAGCACATACAGAACCCTGCATCATATGAGTGAGAGAGAAAGAGATTCACTCGGACGAATATTTAATAAGGTGGTGAAAGTAGGACATCAATGGGTATGAATTTAGACCTTCACACGTCATTTGTTCATGATTGTACTTGGATGCACACTTTTGTTCCAAGTGATCAACTTCAGTGGTATCAAAACATTTTATTGGTTGCGAGTGGTTCGACTTTGCTTCCTATTGTAGCGGATTAGGTTATCAAAAGATGAATTCTTGAATACAGTGTATTCGTAGCATTTTACTTCTGAACAGTGATATAAAATTCATTCAATCCTCGTAAACAATAGATGTCATGTAGATAATGAGTTTCCGGGACTTGAGTCAAGAGAAGAGAATAGCCGGGTATGGATAAGTGGGACACGACCTATAAAGTTTATCTGTGTACAGCCTTACAAAATAAAGCACTCCCGAAATCTGCCTTTTATATTCATTGTCTTCCCCACATTATGGGATTGTGTTTGGCCCCTTCTTGCCACGGAAATGTGAAATATATAATGACGGAACCATAAAAAATACCACATTATCAACAGCTGCTTTAAAACTTTTAAACATGATAATTGGGAGTGAATCCTTTGTTTTAGAGGGGAACGGGCTGTGAATATTAAGTGGAGAATGAATAAAAATGGTAAACCAATGAGagatggagaagatggagaaTCATATGTACTAACCAAAAGAGGAAAATGAGAGGAAAACCAAAAACAGTGTCGATAGAACATTAACTTTACTCATTGCGCCAACACTATACAGGTCTTTGTCAACTCTGATCTAAATTTGCTACATCCCTGGCTTACATGCGCTCGCAGGCATAGCCATTGGATCTTACGCACATAGAACATATGAATAGTCATATAGGCATCATCTAACGTATACTTCGTTCTACGCATACAAACCTACATTAGAAATCCATCAAAGTTTAGTTTTTAGGGAATACTACTCATCAATGAAAAAGATATATCCCTTTTCTCTTTTCTGTTAAAAGAAGAAGCAACAAGGAAAGAAAGCTGTGGCAGGGGGAAACAGTATAAGAATTACCACATGTATTGTTGATTTCTAATGGTTTTATTTGTTGGAAAGACTTTGATTCTTATCTTTCTATCTATCACTATCATATATTGTTGATAAGAATCATTATCTGGACAACGATAAAGCCTACACTTGGTATTTCTAAGTTTTGCATATGAAGTCTACGAACAATACATACTCTCTCAGAGGTGATTCTCAAAAGAAAAATACCTACGACATCTCTTTCCACAAACAACGTATACAGCAAGTGGCAATTCTCAACAAACAAATATCCATAGATCTTTTAACAGATAAATATCATACACAGTCAGAGGTATATAATTCTAAGCAACAGATACATATGATTCTAACAAACAAATATCAGAAGTGATtctaacaaacaaatatcaagacatcaTTTGACGGACAAATTTAGTGTCAGTAGTGAATCTAAATAAAGAAATATCTACGTAGCTTTTCACGAACATAATATACTGTCAGAGGTGAATCAGTACATCTTTAACCTACAAACTGAACTCAATGATTCTCATGCAGAATTTGGAGATCTAAGATGCAATCTGCCTGATCAGAGTTTAGGGATACGATTAGACTGACTCTATATTTCAATGTTCATAGACACTTCATGTGTTTCTAACTGGTGTTACAAGTTCTAACATTGGGACATTGCTTCAAAGGACACCCAACTTACGAGATAACATAAAATGATTACAGACCAAGGAGATGATTACGTTAACTAGCGATTGACTTTGTAGAAAAGGTCAATATCAAATAAAAGCGAAAGAACAAAACCCATTCTTCAGTGGTATTCTTATTCGACAATCATGTAAACCATGATGGATATGGGAAACAGTGATGTGGGTGTGAGAATATGACAAAATATGTAAATGTGTATCTGAAGCCTGATTAAATGATTGAAGTAGTTGATATGATTATTTGACGTAACAAGAAGTTTTTGTAGTTGTACATTCATTTGAAAAAGAACACTTGTGTTTTTCTTGACACCTTCCACGAATTACCTAATGAAAGTTCTCATGATTTGGACAAATGGTCGTTCAGATAACACCGTTTTCTTCTGATACAATAAGTTAAGGCAGATAAACTAGATTACAGCAACCAGCATCCACATAAATGAATGCAAGAGAATATGGGAAATTGCACTGTCAACAAAGTGAGAGGTTGAGGTGCCTGCCTAAaagaattaagaagaagaaaagggaaagCAAAATGGAAAAGGCTATTAAGCTATGTTAGATAAATCTTCCTCCAACTTGTGTGTTGTACTGGTGTAGGTTGTGGTGCATATTCAGAATGGTTCGATCAATCCATATATCTAGGATAAAAATGTGAACTGTGGGTGGATATGGGTCATTTTCAACCCCATCACACTCATAAGAACCTACTCATAACGAAAGCTTGGTAAAGTCATGTGAGCGTCAAAACATATGTGTCTACATACACCTTGATTAAGTCGCAGACATGTAGATCTATCTGTATACAATCATTCGTGTACATGCGGATGAAAGTGCTTCGTGTTGAAACCGCAACATGTGTTCACTGAGAAAAATCTTTAGGCAGTACCTGAATGTGATGCAAATGATTTATTAAAGCATCCGTATATAAGAAGGGGTTTGAATGTTCATATCATGACATTCTCTTACTACTACCTGTCATCAACCAAATGAGAGCACACTAATGTATTACCCTAAACGGTTAGCTTGAAttattttaaaaaacaaaaaaacagttGGCTTGAATAAATTTTGTGAAGTTGAAAGTGAATATATCATCACAGACAAAAGTACATGCAAGGGGCACACTAATGTATTACCAAACAATCCTCATATTACGATTGAGGATCAATGTATGGATCACGATGCGAATGCAAGGTCATCGGctgaaagtaatattattttcagGTTGGGGTCGAGTAATGTTGCAGTTGGCACAAGTTAAAATTGTATATTCTAATTTAAAGaaattccattttttttgtttctgattgTTTGAAGTTCTTTTTGGAACAAATCATGTTAGTGTTTTAGGTCAATTTGAGTTTTTCTTAACCTCACGTTTTTGCTGCCTTTTTCTGATGCAGCTTCAACCGTTCGTGGTGAAATTGAATGCATATTAAATTGTAGTAAGGAGTTAGGTTCTCATGGCCTTCTAGATGCAAGCATGTAGTTGCCAGACAATGTGGTTTAGAGGGCATTATAGCCGAGTTTTCATGGAGCTGTATAGATATATATCGATGGTACCACGGTTGATCATAACGCCGATATGAGTGTATGAAGGACTCGTGATCATTAGAAGTTTTATAGTGCTGGTGTGGTTTGGGCATTGCCTATGAGAATTCAATTTGAAATCATAGACCAAAAAGCAAGTAAAAAGTAGTTAACCATTAAAACAACATTCAAACCAAGACTTTCACGACTTTCATTAAGAAAAGGCATCTTCAACATGGGTTTATTCTTAAGCCTCCTAGCCTCAACGttacaaagaaaatcaaaatcctACATATAACTAAATCCCTTAGTTCATATGAACTAGCTACTATCGCTTCCACCGAACATCTGCAGCCTGTTTCAAACCCTTGTTGTCGTTGCCATGCATTCATCTATCAACCATGCTTAATTTCTTACTTGGGACGATCCGCAGTCTGGGAGGGTCCAGCTTGTCTCGCGGCCTGATGAAGCAAAAGAGAACGGAAATTTAGTTCTAATCTTGAATGGAATATAACTTGTTGCCTGATGATATTACATTATTCAACCCACTCTAAAGATTAGTGGACAAAAATAGTATTGAGAGTCCAAAATCCAAACCTGGAAATATGCTTCAAGTTTAGTTTTTAGTGTTGCTAATTCCTTCTTCAATTGCTCGAAAGTTCCTCTAACCCTGCATAATTCATGCATTTGAGTACTTAATATAATGTTGTCataaattaaggaaaataaaaaaaatgtgtggtccatgatatgtccaaaatacAATGCATGTTTCATGCATGCGTATGTGCAATACCTTCAGAATCTAACATAATCCAAATCATTGCATACGGTCGTTAAGTGATTCATAACAATAAAGAAGAATAAagccaaaatattaattagattCAAAGGAAATGAATAAGAGATTTTATAGGTTTACCCTTCAGCATCTTCATTTGTGCAGTGATTTTTGAACAGTGTAATTTCATTCTTCGCCTTTGCAGCTCCAATGCTGCAATAGTAATTATGTAGTTGTGTTTAATTTTCACCTACTAAATGAGGTACACAGTTACATCGTAGTAGATCTTATTGTTTGGTTTGGTAATTACCTGCAGCAACTACCCTTGAAATGGTGCATAAGATCTTCTAACTTTTCGAAATTAATTGGGTTTTTCGCTCTACAATAGAAATATTATCGTGTTAGCacaaacaagaaaaaaatctCATTCAAACAAGATAATGTGGGAAAAGAAATGTTGAAatatagttgttttttttttttcgttcacTTACAATGCCCGATCAATATTACTAATGTGTCTGACATAGTCCCTGAAAAACATCGTAACAACTTCCTCGCAAAAATTAGGATTCTCCGTATCCTCTAATTCTTCTAACATACTGAATTGTTCATCCAAGTATCCCTGGAAAAATCCACATGCATGATCGAGAATTAATACTTGCAAATAACATTAAACCAACCTGTATCTAGGTACGAGAAAATATTGATAGCTGCATTAGTTATCAGAGGAAATTGTGTATCTAAATCCATAGTAGATTTCACAGATCAATAAGGGCATCCTAAAATAGCGTAAGATCTGTAATGGCTACTTCTTACCGATTAGAACCGACATAGTCACATAGATGAAGCGGAAAACAACAATGTTAACAAGAATTAGTACTAACTTAAATTGTCTATACAATCTTAGTGCATGTTCAGTCCATTTTTACATCATCGGCAAACACAAGATCACAAGAGTGAGATCTCTGGTGAAATGAGCTAGCAATTATATGTTGTCATATAATGAGTATCGGATTTTCATTTATTTGTTGTATTTAAATCTTCAAACTAAACTTAATGAAGATATGCATGAAAAAGCTTGTTTTTCTTGATGAGAATACTAGTTGTTACTAACTACTTGGGTACTGTGGACAGTTGGTAATACCGACAAACTGAGGTCCAAAAATCCTTGATCAATATATGTAGCTTGTGTAAGGATATTTACATAACCAGAAAATCTCATTGAATGATCCAGAGCTTAATGTTAGAAACACTATTGGGTACATGCATGCATCTAATGCACCAAAATGAAAAGCCACAAAAAGAAGATCCAAACTTTACTCCAGTTGAAGTAAGAAAATATACAAACATATTGATATCAAGTAGGTTTGGTTCATGAAGAGAAGAAAGAACAAACCTGCTTAAAGAGAGCCTCTCTCATGGAAGCAACACGTTTTTGCATTTGTTTGTTCGACATCCTTTAATGGAAGAGAAGGAGAGAAGTAAAGAAATGAAACTAAGTGGTACAATAACTTCACTTGTTCAAGACAGTGAAAGATATGGTCGTTGAGTTGTGATGAAGAGAAATGAATTGAGCAAGGAGACTATAAATAGGGGAAGTAAAGGAGGAGTGAGAGAGGACAGGCTTTATTAAGTTATGCGCAACAACAGATGTAAGGTAGAAAGCAACGTTTCATCCAAGGGGAAGTAAACCAATAATTAAAGCAAAAATTTCTAAACTGGCCCTCCAACTAAACGACCCAAAACCGGTTCCACGcaaatcttttctttttcttgcgaGCATGTGTTCATGTGGAACTCACCAATCACTCAAAATCAACTATTTATAATATTAAGGGAAGCGGTTTTTAgtgtgtttttctttgtttttgattgtcTACTCACGATCAATAAATCGTGGAAAATTTAGTAAAAAATTTCGTAGCAACTTTTTAAAATACAGATTTAAATTCAGAATTCACCGGTGCATATGCTCATAATTTATATCTAAGACtatcttagaataattctttctCGTCAACAACATTTACAGCCTAGATCCATTGATTATTAGATCCAAAAATATCCAAAGAACAAGTGTAGGATAACACTGTTGATCCTTAATTTGGTTGCTATAAAGAACCAATAAGAAATCAATAGAAACAAAATATAATATCTAAAAGAACAAGATTTCTCTTACATATGACTAGGTGAATTCTTATCCCTGTTTCTAAAATATCACAATTTTTCATCCTTTTCTAGTCAGTCTGTTTAATGCATTATGATTCTCTACTTTCTTTTTAATGACATCATGCATCATCATGATCACCATGCAGTGCATGAACAAGAGCAAGAGGGTGTAACTATCTAATTTTATAGGCATTGATGATGATGGCTTAGATTTACTGGTGTCAATATTTTTCTACCTCCAGACTTAACTTTGACATTTGTTTG
Above is a genomic segment from Papaver somniferum cultivar HN1 chromosome 10, ASM357369v1, whole genome shotgun sequence containing:
- the LOC113317157 gene encoding histidine-containing phosphotransfer protein 4-like, with protein sequence MSNKQMQKRVASMREALFKQGYLDEQFSMLEELEDTENPNFCEEVVTMFFRDYVRHISNIDRALAKNPINFEKLEDLMHHFKGSCCSIGAAKAKNEITLFKNHCTNEDAEGVRGTFEQLKKELATLKTKLEAYFQAARQAGPSQTADRPK